The following coding sequences lie in one Syngnathoides biaculeatus isolate LvHL_M chromosome 16, ASM1980259v1, whole genome shotgun sequence genomic window:
- the mettl22 gene encoding methyltransferase-like protein 22 isoform X2, protein MNQIIFQHDNVLSDVHMFLPNACHLMTRLNNVGQPVFISHFKIVSEAGKLESNDEGTRENSDNERLILAQNGKEEGSERNVEPALDEDGDLNVTHRPRSNPAGDCSREVICPVILKQSHYSSLQNEENTDEADECLTNTVQIEHTMATPLEDVGKQVWRGALLLSDFILSQPLMFKGATVVELGGGGGLTSIIMATLAKRVYCTDVGEDLLNMCQRNVTLNRQMIELAGGEVRVRQLDWLQSDFCKDTVVELNWTEEEVADIHDNASFIIAADVCYDDELTDAFFRTLYRLCNNFAHACTIFISIEKRFNFTLRQMDVSCDAYNHFKQCLSQLKDLVDGQCSYTVEQVPCTFQQFLQYERIDHLELWKVTSNSQPILTSTVTTVPDSDPLPKT, encoded by the exons ATGAACCAGatcatctttcaacatgataatgtgCTATCAGATGTTCACATGTTTCTGCCTAATGCCTGCCACCTAATGACACGCCTCAACAATGTTGGACAGCCTG TTTTCATCTCCCATTTCAAGATTGTGTCGGAAGCTGGAAAGCTGGAGAGCAATGATGAGGGCACAAGGGAAAACAGTGACAATGAAAGGCTCATTCTCGCACAAAACGGCAAAGAGGAAGGGAGCGAAAGAAATGTAGAACCAGCCTTGGATGAGGATGGAGATCTCAACGTCACACATCG ACCTAGGAGTAATCCTGCAGGAGATTGCAGCAGGGAAGTGATCTGCCCTGTCATTCTCAAACAATCACATTACTCATCACTACAAAACGAGGAAAATACAGATGAGGCAGATGAATGCTTGACCAACACTGTACAGATAG AGCATACGATGGCAACACCCCTGGAGGATGTTGGCAAACAG GTTTGGAGAGGAGCACTACTCTTGTCTGACTTCATCCTGTCTCAGCCACTCATGTTCAAAGGGGCAACAGTTGTGGAGTTAGGAGGTGGTGGGGGTTTAACCAGCATAATCATGGCCACTTTAGCCAAACGAGTGTACTGCACAG ATGTTGGAGAGGACCTTTTAAACATGTGTCAGAGAAATGTAACTTTAAATCGACAAATGATTGAGCTTGCAG GTGGTGAAGTGAGAGTGAGACAGTTGGATTGGCTCCAATCTGACTTTTGCAAAG ATACCGTTGTGGAACTTAACTGGACAGAGGAGGAAGTAGCTGATATTCATGATAATGCTAGCTTCATCATTGCTGCTGATG TTTGCTATGATGATGAGCTGACAGATGCCTTCTTTCGAACACTATACCGACTGTGCAATAACTTTGCTCATGCCTGCACCATCTTTATTTCCATTGAAAAAAg ATTCAACTTCACCCTGCGACAAATGGATGTTTCCTGCGACGCGTACAACCATTTCAAGCAGTGCCTGTCCCAGCTCAAGGACCTGGTGGATGGACAATGCAGCTACACAGTAGAACAAGTCCCTTGCACCTTCCAACAGTTTCTTCAGTATGAACGCATAGATCATCTG GAGCTTTGGAAAGTGACTTCCAATAGCCAACCCATCTTGACCAGCACTGTCACCACTGTACCGGACAGCGATCCGCTCCCAAAAACctaa
- the mettl22 gene encoding methyltransferase-like protein 22 isoform X3, whose translation MLDSLIVSEAGKLESNDEGTRENSDNERLILAQNGKEEGSERNVEPALDEDGDLNVTHRPRSNPAGDCSREVICPVILKQSHYSSLQNEENTDEADECLTNTVQIEHTMATPLEDVGKQVWRGALLLSDFILSQPLMFKGATVVELGGGGGLTSIIMATLAKRVYCTDVGEDLLNMCQRNVTLNRQMIELAGGEVRVRQLDWLQSDFCKDTVVELNWTEEEVADIHDNASFIIAADVCYDDELTDAFFRTLYRLCNNFAHACTIFISIEKRFNFTLRQMDVSCDAYNHFKQCLSQLKDLVDGQCSYTVEQVPCTFQQFLQYERIDHLVGNLVSLTAWPTLAGRRIEPFYEAVGTTKPLTLLSHGRMSALHLFSPQGTVFVLSCTNCKMVL comes from the exons ATGTTGGACAGCCTG ATTGTGTCGGAAGCTGGAAAGCTGGAGAGCAATGATGAGGGCACAAGGGAAAACAGTGACAATGAAAGGCTCATTCTCGCACAAAACGGCAAAGAGGAAGGGAGCGAAAGAAATGTAGAACCAGCCTTGGATGAGGATGGAGATCTCAACGTCACACATCG ACCTAGGAGTAATCCTGCAGGAGATTGCAGCAGGGAAGTGATCTGCCCTGTCATTCTCAAACAATCACATTACTCATCACTACAAAACGAGGAAAATACAGATGAGGCAGATGAATGCTTGACCAACACTGTACAGATAG AGCATACGATGGCAACACCCCTGGAGGATGTTGGCAAACAG GTTTGGAGAGGAGCACTACTCTTGTCTGACTTCATCCTGTCTCAGCCACTCATGTTCAAAGGGGCAACAGTTGTGGAGTTAGGAGGTGGTGGGGGTTTAACCAGCATAATCATGGCCACTTTAGCCAAACGAGTGTACTGCACAG ATGTTGGAGAGGACCTTTTAAACATGTGTCAGAGAAATGTAACTTTAAATCGACAAATGATTGAGCTTGCAG GTGGTGAAGTGAGAGTGAGACAGTTGGATTGGCTCCAATCTGACTTTTGCAAAG ATACCGTTGTGGAACTTAACTGGACAGAGGAGGAAGTAGCTGATATTCATGATAATGCTAGCTTCATCATTGCTGCTGATG TTTGCTATGATGATGAGCTGACAGATGCCTTCTTTCGAACACTATACCGACTGTGCAATAACTTTGCTCATGCCTGCACCATCTTTATTTCCATTGAAAAAAg ATTCAACTTCACCCTGCGACAAATGGATGTTTCCTGCGACGCGTACAACCATTTCAAGCAGTGCCTGTCCCAGCTCAAGGACCTGGTGGATGGACAATGCAGCTACACAGTAGAACAAGTCCCTTGCACCTTCCAACAGTTTCTTCAGTATGAACGCATAGATCATCTG GTAGGAAATCTGGTAAGCCTGACTGCTTGGCCAACACTGGCTGGCCGACGAATTGAACCATTTTACGAAGCGGTGGGAACAACTAAACCATTAACACTGCTTTCACACGGCAGAATGAGCGCACtacatcttttttccccccaaggtacagtatttgttttgtcCTGTACTAACTGCAAGATGGTACTGTAG
- the mettl22 gene encoding methyltransferase-like protein 22 isoform X1 has translation MNQIIFQHDNVLSDVHMFLPNACHLMTRLNNVGQPVFISHFKIVSEAGKLESNDEGTRENSDNERLILAQNGKEEGSERNVEPALDEDGDLNVTHRPRSNPAGDCSREVICPVILKQSHYSSLQNEENTDEADECLTNTVQIEHTMATPLEDVGKQVWRGALLLSDFILSQPLMFKGATVVELGGGGGLTSIIMATLAKRVYCTDVGEDLLNMCQRNVTLNRQMIELAGGEVRVRQLDWLQSDFCKDTVVELNWTEEEVADIHDNASFIIAADVCYDDELTDAFFRTLYRLCNNFAHACTIFISIEKRFNFTLRQMDVSCDAYNHFKQCLSQLKDLVDGQCSYTVEQVPCTFQQFLQYERIDHLVGNLVSLTAWPTLAGRRIEPFYEAVGTTKPLTLLSHGRMSALHLFSPQGTVFVLSCTNCKMVL, from the exons ATGAACCAGatcatctttcaacatgataatgtgCTATCAGATGTTCACATGTTTCTGCCTAATGCCTGCCACCTAATGACACGCCTCAACAATGTTGGACAGCCTG TTTTCATCTCCCATTTCAAGATTGTGTCGGAAGCTGGAAAGCTGGAGAGCAATGATGAGGGCACAAGGGAAAACAGTGACAATGAAAGGCTCATTCTCGCACAAAACGGCAAAGAGGAAGGGAGCGAAAGAAATGTAGAACCAGCCTTGGATGAGGATGGAGATCTCAACGTCACACATCG ACCTAGGAGTAATCCTGCAGGAGATTGCAGCAGGGAAGTGATCTGCCCTGTCATTCTCAAACAATCACATTACTCATCACTACAAAACGAGGAAAATACAGATGAGGCAGATGAATGCTTGACCAACACTGTACAGATAG AGCATACGATGGCAACACCCCTGGAGGATGTTGGCAAACAG GTTTGGAGAGGAGCACTACTCTTGTCTGACTTCATCCTGTCTCAGCCACTCATGTTCAAAGGGGCAACAGTTGTGGAGTTAGGAGGTGGTGGGGGTTTAACCAGCATAATCATGGCCACTTTAGCCAAACGAGTGTACTGCACAG ATGTTGGAGAGGACCTTTTAAACATGTGTCAGAGAAATGTAACTTTAAATCGACAAATGATTGAGCTTGCAG GTGGTGAAGTGAGAGTGAGACAGTTGGATTGGCTCCAATCTGACTTTTGCAAAG ATACCGTTGTGGAACTTAACTGGACAGAGGAGGAAGTAGCTGATATTCATGATAATGCTAGCTTCATCATTGCTGCTGATG TTTGCTATGATGATGAGCTGACAGATGCCTTCTTTCGAACACTATACCGACTGTGCAATAACTTTGCTCATGCCTGCACCATCTTTATTTCCATTGAAAAAAg ATTCAACTTCACCCTGCGACAAATGGATGTTTCCTGCGACGCGTACAACCATTTCAAGCAGTGCCTGTCCCAGCTCAAGGACCTGGTGGATGGACAATGCAGCTACACAGTAGAACAAGTCCCTTGCACCTTCCAACAGTTTCTTCAGTATGAACGCATAGATCATCTG GTAGGAAATCTGGTAAGCCTGACTGCTTGGCCAACACTGGCTGGCCGACGAATTGAACCATTTTACGAAGCGGTGGGAACAACTAAACCATTAACACTGCTTTCACACGGCAGAATGAGCGCACtacatcttttttccccccaaggtacagtatttgttttgtcCTGTACTAACTGCAAGATGGTACTGTAG